In Blastocatellia bacterium, a single window of DNA contains:
- a CDS encoding fructose 1,6-bisphosphatase produces MNAKGNPTTPANPASTGKKVTLSVIKADVGSIGGHTKPSDKMMHVVREMIQAACSGSQRLLIDGMVTHTGDDIALIMSHEHGVGAQAIHSFAWNCFLEATRIAREQGLYGAGQDLLVDAPSGNIRGAGPAVAEIEFERNPASKDRPAEAFLVFAADKCSPGAYNYPLYAAFCDPMHDGGLLLNPRMHKGFTFTIIDMDYRDADRLIRLDVPERVWDVAALLQNPDRFAVEAIHSRYKPDEQIVAVSATRLHNIAGRYTGKDDPVAIVRT; encoded by the coding sequence TCCGGCTAACCCCGCCTCGACGGGAAAGAAGGTTACGCTCTCGGTCATCAAAGCCGATGTCGGGTCCATCGGCGGACATACCAAACCGTCGGACAAAATGATGCACGTCGTTCGGGAGATGATTCAGGCAGCTTGCTCTGGGTCGCAGCGCCTTCTCATTGATGGAATGGTGACGCATACCGGTGATGACATTGCCCTCATTATGAGCCATGAGCACGGCGTCGGCGCTCAAGCCATCCATTCCTTCGCCTGGAACTGTTTCCTCGAAGCAACGCGAATCGCCCGCGAACAGGGTCTTTACGGCGCCGGACAGGATCTGCTCGTGGATGCGCCGTCGGGTAATATTCGCGGAGCCGGTCCGGCGGTGGCCGAGATCGAGTTCGAGCGCAATCCGGCGAGCAAAGACCGTCCGGCGGAGGCTTTCCTCGTCTTCGCGGCGGACAAGTGCAGTCCGGGAGCTTACAACTACCCGCTCTATGCTGCCTTCTGCGATCCGATGCACGATGGCGGACTGCTGCTCAATCCCCGGATGCACAAGGGTTTCACCTTCACCATCATTGACATGGACTACCGGGATGCCGATCGGCTCATCCGCCTCGATGTCCCCGAACGGGTGTGGGATGTGGCGGCACTGTTGCAGAATCCCGACCGGTTTGCCGTCGAAGCCATTCATTCGCGCTACAAGCCGGATGAGCAGATCGTCGCGGTCTCGGCCACGCGGCTGCACAATATTGCCGGTCGCTATACGGGAAAGGATGATCCCGTCGCCATTGTCCGCACGCA